One window from the genome of Cyclobacterium amurskyense encodes:
- a CDS encoding ThuA domain-containing protein, with amino-acid sequence MKNHKYLLVALLICCALGLPKAMFATTFPFNEPKESKHVVFLISEDPLNYEAHLTVPPFAEMLDEKYEDLKITVLKGEGTHGAYRFPNLEILEEADLLVVFCRRLALPFDQMTSLKNYLRSGKPMVGLRTANHGFSVRDEVEPGFEGWWGFVPDILGCENNGYFPEKLGTIVTAFPNTEGHPILADIDLKNWKSKGQVYKVKPIIDPNAVILLNGKPRGKSDIEPIAWTRTTAYGGKVFYTSLGYPTDFKQAPFIQLLVNSIHWALEKE; translated from the coding sequence ATGAAAAATCACAAATACCTTTTGGTCGCGCTTTTAATTTGTTGTGCTCTAGGCTTACCTAAAGCAATGTTTGCAACAACCTTTCCTTTCAATGAACCTAAGGAATCAAAGCATGTGGTGTTTCTAATCAGTGAGGATCCTTTAAACTATGAAGCCCACCTTACGGTTCCTCCTTTTGCGGAGATGCTGGATGAAAAATATGAAGACTTAAAAATTACAGTGCTCAAAGGTGAGGGCACACATGGCGCCTACCGCTTTCCTAATCTTGAGATACTAGAAGAGGCGGACCTATTGGTTGTCTTTTGTAGAAGATTAGCCCTGCCTTTTGACCAAATGACAAGCCTCAAAAATTATCTGAGGTCAGGCAAACCAATGGTGGGTTTGCGAACAGCCAATCACGGGTTTTCGGTTAGAGATGAAGTGGAACCCGGTTTCGAGGGTTGGTGGGGTTTTGTACCGGACATATTGGGTTGTGAAAACAATGGTTATTTCCCTGAGAAATTAGGGACAATTGTGACTGCTTTCCCCAATACAGAAGGCCATCCAATTCTAGCCGACATAGACTTAAAAAACTGGAAGAGCAAGGGTCAGGTATATAAAGTAAAGCCAATCATTGACCCAAATGCGGTAATTTTACTCAATGGTAAGCCAAGAGGAAAATCCGACATCGAACCCATTGCATGGACAAGAACCACAGCTTATGGTGGAAAGGTTTTTTACACCTCATTGGGCTATCCTACGGATTTCAAACAAGCACCCTTTATTCAATTGCTGGTCAATAGTATTCATTGGGCTTTGGAAAAAGAGTAA
- a CDS encoding LytTR family DNA-binding domain-containing protein gives METSYLILKGSQTILKLELKKITHFLVNDYLLTVFCLNKNSHSFCSSLKSMEDKLPENFFKINRNCIVNVNLIYSLQVKKREIIMQNDFRLKVAKSKWTEIKKKMILLNQLNNGLENTN, from the coding sequence ATGGAAACCTCCTATTTAATTCTCAAAGGCAGCCAAACCATACTAAAACTAGAGTTGAAAAAAATAACGCATTTTTTAGTAAATGATTACCTTCTCACGGTCTTTTGTTTGAATAAAAACAGCCATTCTTTCTGTTCTTCTCTTAAAAGTATGGAAGATAAGTTGCCGGAAAACTTTTTCAAAATAAACCGAAACTGCATAGTAAATGTAAATTTAATCTATTCTCTTCAAGTAAAAAAAAGGGAAATAATTATGCAAAACGATTTTCGCCTTAAGGTGGCCAAATCAAAATGGACTGAAATAAAAAAGAAAATGATTCTACTAAACCAACTAAATAATGGCTTGGAAAATACAAATTAA
- a CDS encoding lanthionine synthetase LanC family protein, with amino-acid sequence MNKVTQLFHTRDELLLGHYTSLENPGLFKGKFGLCLYFFEAFQQCEELKYQHAAEHLLQEGYNFIHQNPMPTSFDNGLAGIAWGINQLIKRGYLEGNADELLMEIDTILFKVISEKTNELEFGLKRGILGYLIYILDRVSVQPKNAPEKVNSEIFTSLAVLLINRIHLMAEENRGNFTEPKEFNLFWDLPNYLYVLGEINRLNIMPNKTRQMIRNISPLLLSLIPQNLGNCLSLLYGMSKVAHEDWSAHTRLLQEKLNSASITSFRLANKSLYVENGLSGLILLDKQVGLEIDDWKGLFNDEKNVQLAMQHLEKSEYWRATEKNPENEMGFIYGITGIHYALLFLKQIKDPQHE; translated from the coding sequence ATGAATAAGGTTACACAACTTTTCCATACACGAGATGAGCTATTGTTGGGACATTACACCAGCCTCGAAAATCCTGGACTCTTTAAAGGCAAGTTTGGCCTTTGCCTTTACTTCTTCGAAGCCTTTCAACAGTGCGAAGAACTAAAATACCAGCATGCAGCGGAACATTTACTACAAGAGGGGTACAATTTTATTCACCAAAACCCGATGCCGACCTCATTTGACAATGGACTGGCCGGAATTGCCTGGGGAATTAACCAATTAATCAAAAGAGGTTATTTGGAGGGTAATGCCGATGAATTGCTAATGGAAATAGACACAATCCTTTTCAAGGTTATTTCTGAAAAAACGAACGAGCTTGAATTTGGCTTAAAGCGTGGAATATTAGGCTACCTGATCTATATCCTCGACCGTGTTTCAGTCCAGCCTAAAAATGCGCCAGAGAAGGTAAACAGTGAAATATTCACTTCTCTTGCAGTTTTACTGATCAACCGCATCCACCTAATGGCCGAAGAAAACAGGGGCAATTTTACTGAGCCAAAAGAATTTAACCTATTCTGGGACCTACCCAATTACCTGTATGTGTTGGGTGAAATCAACCGCCTGAACATAATGCCCAACAAAACCCGACAAATGATTCGAAACATTTCTCCTCTGCTGCTTTCCTTGATTCCCCAAAATTTAGGAAACTGTCTCAGTTTGCTTTACGGAATGAGCAAGGTGGCACATGAGGATTGGTCAGCACACACCCGACTTCTGCAAGAAAAATTAAATAGTGCTTCAATCACTTCTTTTAGGCTTGCAAATAAAAGCCTGTATGTAGAAAACGGTCTTTCCGGTTTGATTTTATTAGACAAGCAAGTAGGGTTGGAAATAGATGATTGGAAGGGCTTGTTTAATGATGAAAAAAACGTACAACTAGCGATGCAACATCTGGAGAAATCCGAGTATTGGAGAGCCACCGAAAAAAATCCAGAAAACGAAATGGGGTTTATTTACGGAATTACAGGAATTCATTACGCTCTCCTTTTTTTGAAACAAATTAAAGATCCTCAACATGAATAA
- a CDS encoding 6-bladed beta-propeller — translation MAIPIPEENIERFSEVFNKVNYITVQLPLESSIGQADKVIITEDNIFIGDFYQNPKVIILDKEGNFLSCINAFGEGPGEYTQINDFVIHHEDPKVLILSTKKILAFDFNGNFVEELDRPISGGYKFLATKKDELIFYVPPNISSADPKHGDNILFSYENQKVHPFFTSKFMEEKIPFFADRNILVYLDNKTFFTKHFSDTIYVFEGKELKEKMYLDFENSRKLKLNIFQEHDSNILNNLEYMQDYVYHMPNLHLSGKYLVTCFREKNYRSTLLYNRTKKTSKSISNATNDLDGLLPYLNVKYLSNNTLISVHYPDEFITIEQMENSDHPLLESLQQETVSFVFAIYQIKD, via the coding sequence ATGGCAATTCCCATACCTGAAGAAAATATCGAAAGATTTTCAGAAGTTTTTAATAAAGTAAATTATATAACTGTCCAATTACCACTCGAATCATCCATTGGCCAGGCCGATAAAGTAATTATAACTGAAGATAATATATTCATTGGAGACTTTTACCAAAATCCTAAAGTAATTATCCTTGACAAGGAGGGTAATTTCCTAAGCTGTATCAACGCATTTGGGGAAGGACCGGGGGAGTACACTCAAATTAACGACTTTGTCATACATCATGAAGACCCGAAAGTACTTATTTTATCTACCAAAAAAATATTGGCATTCGATTTCAATGGAAATTTCGTTGAAGAATTAGACAGACCAATAAGTGGTGGATATAAATTCTTAGCTACCAAAAAGGACGAGTTGATATTTTACGTTCCTCCAAACATTTCGTCGGCTGACCCTAAGCATGGCGATAATATATTATTTTCATATGAAAACCAGAAAGTCCATCCTTTTTTTACCTCTAAATTTATGGAAGAAAAAATTCCGTTTTTTGCCGACAGGAATATCTTGGTCTACTTAGACAACAAAACTTTCTTTACAAAGCATTTTTCCGATACAATCTACGTATTTGAAGGTAAGGAATTGAAAGAAAAGATGTATTTGGATTTTGAGAATTCTAGAAAGCTAAAGTTAAATATATTTCAGGAACATGACTCAAATATTCTAAATAACTTGGAGTACATGCAAGACTATGTATACCACATGCCCAATTTACACCTATCCGGAAAATATTTGGTCACTTGTTTTAGGGAGAAAAATTACAGAAGTACGCTACTCTATAATAGAACAAAAAAAACATCTAAATCCATCTCCAATGCTACCAATGATTTAGATGGGTTATTACCTTATTTAAATGTTAAATATTTATCCAATAATACACTCATTAGCGTCCATTATCCCGATGAATTCATTACAATTGAACAGATGGAAAATTCAGACCATCCCCTGCTTGAGTCACTGCAACAAGAAACAGTGTCTTTTGTTTTTGCCATATATCAAATAAAGGATTAA
- a CDS encoding glycosyltransferase: MNETSKKLKIAFLVERFPKLSETFILNQISYLIEAGHKVDIFPAGKSEETKVHDEIHRLGLLQHTFYPPKVPQNKIWAWLKFFVLVNIKQAVRKLVKLLDSQDFYHNQDMIRRLYLISLFYPFISKNKYDIIHCHFGPTGLRAVFVRSLGLLDGKMLTTFYGYDITHRAMGENYYQNLFSNSDIFIVISNFIREKAISAGFDKNKIVVLPIGVNPGEFIPHKQKTDKNCIRLLSVARLVEKKGLYYSISAFHQLVELHPNTFYDIVGDGELMKPLMELVTFLGLEEKVFFHGEKKKVDIINFYRNSDIFVLPSITGSDGNSEGQGLVLQEAQAMQLPVIATLHNGIPEGVMDGITGYLVPEKDINALQIKMKYLIEHPRVRKDMGNSGRKFIEHKFDNFHLGKKLEKIYTDLL, from the coding sequence ATGAATGAAACTTCAAAAAAATTAAAAATTGCGTTCTTAGTTGAGCGTTTCCCCAAATTATCCGAAACATTTATACTCAACCAAATTAGTTATTTGATTGAGGCAGGCCATAAGGTGGATATTTTTCCGGCAGGCAAGTCTGAAGAAACTAAAGTACATGATGAGATTCACCGATTAGGATTACTCCAGCATACTTTTTATCCACCTAAAGTACCCCAAAACAAAATATGGGCTTGGCTAAAATTCTTTGTGTTGGTAAATATTAAGCAGGCTGTTCGAAAATTGGTTAAGTTACTTGATTCTCAGGATTTTTACCACAATCAGGATATGATACGTCGGTTATATTTGATTTCTCTCTTCTATCCATTTATATCAAAAAATAAATATGATATTATTCATTGTCATTTTGGCCCTACCGGCTTGAGAGCAGTTTTTGTGAGATCACTAGGACTTTTAGATGGTAAAATGCTCACCACCTTTTATGGCTATGATATCACTCATCGGGCAATGGGTGAAAACTATTATCAAAACCTGTTTTCCAATAGCGATATATTTATTGTCATTTCTAATTTTATCAGGGAAAAAGCAATTTCAGCTGGATTTGACAAGAATAAAATTGTGGTTTTGCCCATTGGTGTGAATCCTGGAGAATTTATACCTCATAAGCAGAAAACAGACAAAAATTGCATTCGACTGTTAAGCGTTGCGCGATTAGTAGAGAAAAAAGGATTGTACTACTCCATCTCAGCTTTTCACCAGCTTGTAGAACTTCACCCAAATACCTTTTATGACATCGTGGGCGATGGTGAATTGATGAAACCTTTAATGGAACTGGTAACCTTTCTTGGATTGGAGGAAAAGGTTTTCTTTCATGGAGAGAAAAAAAAGGTTGACATTATCAATTTTTACAGAAATTCCGACATTTTTGTACTTCCAAGCATTACTGGGAGTGATGGCAATTCCGAAGGACAGGGTCTGGTACTTCAGGAAGCCCAAGCCATGCAATTACCGGTAATTGCTACCTTACACAATGGGATACCTGAAGGAGTAATGGATGGCATCACTGGATACCTAGTTCCCGAAAAAGATATCAATGCCCTTCAAATAAAAATGAAATACCTTATTGAACATCCAAGGGTTAGAAAGGATATGGGAAATAGTGGTAGAAAATTTATAGAACACAAGTTTGACAACTTCCATTTAGGTAAAAAACTGGAAAAAATATATACTGATCTGCTATAA
- a CDS encoding DUF3405 domain-containing protein — protein sequence MGKNTSLKQSFLILTNKTSLPLIQKYHKLFTATQNMGDTVVLYHLLGDNSNPNLEDVNTHIFDDEVLSSLNYFPLGFTLVPGSNHFPLLKFYLSHPHYDYYWCIEDDVEFSGDWKSFFEDFSSIDTDFISSHIRRYKEEPEWPWWPTLAHPYTVIPQEQRIRSFNPIYRISRQALELLHKALLSKWCGHHEVLIPTLLYESGFSIQDFGGKGEFVPEGLENKFYSENTPNKRGILSDGTMRWRPVFEKTGNLKNKLYHPVKITDE from the coding sequence ATGGGCAAAAATACTTCGCTAAAACAATCTTTTTTAATCCTCACCAATAAAACCTCACTCCCTTTAATTCAAAAATACCATAAGCTGTTTACAGCTACCCAAAATATGGGAGATACAGTGGTGTTGTACCATTTGCTAGGGGATAATTCTAATCCAAACTTAGAAGACGTGAATACGCACATCTTTGACGATGAAGTCTTAAGCTCCTTGAATTATTTCCCACTTGGCTTTACCCTGGTACCGGGTAGCAATCATTTCCCCTTGCTAAAATTCTACCTTTCTCATCCACATTACGATTACTATTGGTGCATTGAAGACGACGTGGAATTCTCGGGGGATTGGAAATCCTTTTTTGAAGATTTTTCCTCTATTGACACTGATTTTATCAGTAGTCATATCCGCCGCTATAAAGAAGAACCGGAATGGCCTTGGTGGCCTACCCTGGCCCATCCCTACACCGTTATCCCACAAGAGCAACGGATCCGGTCCTTTAACCCCATCTACCGAATTTCACGTCAAGCTTTAGAATTACTTCACAAAGCACTCTTAAGCAAGTGGTGTGGGCATCATGAAGTACTCATTCCTACCCTGCTTTATGAAAGTGGATTTTCCATCCAAGACTTTGGTGGGAAAGGGGAATTTGTACCCGAAGGCCTTGAAAACAAATTTTATTCGGAAAATACACCTAACAAAAGAGGTATACTTTCCGACGGCACCATGCGATGGAGACCCGTTTTCGAAAAAACAGGGAATTTGAAAAATAAACTTTACCACCCTGTAAAAATAACAGATGAATAA
- a CDS encoding glycosyltransferase family protein: MNKASLQDISFLIPVRLDSVIRLENLMVVIDFLHHHLRSPILVLEASAYKTGIISALAGNKINYWFEEDRDDIFHRTKYINTLVGFSKTPFVAIWDCDVIIPPKQIIAALKCMKDGESSFVFPYAKEFLDTGMILREIFIKNRDLTVFTSHKAKMMSMYGPDPIGGAFLANLQDYKATGIENPNFYGWGREDGERIHRWKGLGYNHNRIDGPLFHLSHPRGINSSFHSNREDQGKWNDILYIKSLGKKELNNKIQEWSQS, encoded by the coding sequence ATGAATAAAGCGTCTCTGCAAGATATCAGCTTTCTTATTCCTGTCCGGTTGGATTCAGTCATTCGGTTGGAAAACCTAATGGTGGTGATAGACTTTCTACACCATCACTTACGCTCTCCTATTTTAGTCCTTGAAGCTTCCGCTTATAAAACCGGGATTATTTCTGCTTTAGCAGGGAATAAAATAAATTATTGGTTTGAAGAAGATAGGGACGATATCTTCCACCGGACAAAATACATCAATACATTGGTAGGGTTTTCTAAGACACCATTTGTAGCAATTTGGGACTGTGATGTTATCATTCCACCAAAACAAATCATAGCAGCCCTAAAATGCATGAAAGATGGCGAATCAAGTTTCGTTTTTCCCTATGCCAAAGAATTTTTAGATACGGGTATGATCCTTAGGGAAATTTTTATAAAAAATCGGGATCTTACAGTATTTACTTCACACAAAGCTAAAATGATGTCAATGTATGGACCTGACCCCATAGGTGGTGCTTTTCTTGCAAACCTTCAGGATTACAAGGCAACGGGGATTGAAAACCCGAACTTTTACGGGTGGGGAAGGGAAGATGGAGAGCGAATACACCGATGGAAAGGGCTAGGTTACAATCATAACCGCATAGACGGACCCTTGTTCCATCTTTCTCATCCTCGTGGAATCAATAGTAGTTTCCATAGTAATCGTGAAGACCAGGGAAAATGGAACGACATTCTTTATATTAAATCACTGGGGAAAAAGGAGTTAAACAACAAAATCCAAGAATGGTCTCAATCTTAA
- a CDS encoding BF3164 family lipoprotein — translation MLIIILLSLSNCSEDKLKSDNVKSFTEKTIPRTVNLAGKKYFFEEIKVPLKIFIKNNKLIIGESRRVPEDFPPIHVLDAKKMKYLRPFGKIGFGPGEVSDVSGIDLGANDNTFWVYSAMSKHFSEFDLDDTTSLSKNQIKQEGDFYMAMAMAWSSDSTVMCRMVNDPHQFVEFSIDGRRLANYGKWEDHLVREDLTNYMMSDLHMGWFKGNQINNVYASAGVYRDRIEILNKEKGKIFITDGPFNYIPKFTIANSSGSSNKLIVGIAEPLAYLDIAISKNYIFGLYSDKTEKQLRESNEIANDIYAFDLEGKIKCNFILDISIRGLAVDEESQKLYGITTDEDPGIAVFDLPDLK, via the coding sequence ATGTTAATCATTATACTATTGTCTTTATCGAATTGTTCAGAAGACAAATTGAAATCTGATAATGTAAAAAGCTTTACTGAAAAAACGATACCTAGAACAGTAAACCTGGCTGGCAAAAAATACTTTTTTGAGGAAATAAAAGTGCCGCTTAAAATTTTCATTAAAAACAATAAGTTGATCATTGGCGAAAGCAGAAGGGTACCTGAAGATTTTCCTCCAATTCATGTCCTCGATGCAAAAAAAATGAAATATTTGCGGCCATTCGGTAAAATAGGGTTTGGACCCGGTGAAGTTTCTGACGTCTCAGGAATTGATTTAGGTGCCAATGATAATACTTTCTGGGTTTATAGCGCAATGTCAAAGCATTTTTCAGAATTCGACCTTGATGATACCACATCATTGTCAAAAAATCAAATCAAACAAGAAGGAGACTTCTATATGGCCATGGCCATGGCTTGGTCCTCCGATAGTACAGTTATGTGCCGCATGGTAAATGATCCCCATCAATTTGTAGAATTTTCGATTGATGGAAGGCGCTTAGCGAATTATGGGAAATGGGAAGATCATTTAGTCAGAGAAGACCTAACCAATTATATGATGTCGGATTTACATATGGGATGGTTTAAAGGAAACCAGATAAATAATGTTTATGCATCTGCTGGTGTTTATAGAGATAGAATTGAAATTTTAAACAAAGAGAAAGGAAAAATTTTCATTACAGATGGCCCCTTCAATTACATTCCCAAATTTACAATTGCTAATTCCAGTGGCTCATCTAATAAATTAATCGTGGGTATAGCCGAACCCTTGGCCTATTTGGACATTGCTATATCCAAAAACTATATTTTTGGTTTATATTCTGATAAAACCGAAAAACAATTGAGGGAAAGTAATGAAATCGCCAATGATATCTATGCATTTGACCTGGAAGGTAAAATTAAATGTAATTTTATATTGGATATTTCTATCAGAGGATTGGCGGTAGACGAGGAATCCCAAAAATTATATGGCATCACCACAGATGAAGATCCAGGAATTGCTGTTTTTGACTTACCTGACCTAAAATAA
- a CDS encoding Kelch repeat-containing protein yields the protein MNKRNYLFTLLFLSLLVNGLKAQNPLPNWEQVSEKADWQARDSQGELVYKDKLWILGGWFDSHHAPPRDVWSSANGKDWDKVASNAPWIHSDLPMTFVFKDKMWITGGWYNGRLDGHSASNSIWSSTNGADWKLEKKAASWTARIASTIVEFKGKLWLMGGIENYYFGDEKSLKNDVWVSENGKDWKLATGDAGWSPRAYHQSAVLNGKMYVFGGGNYTPEYHAKNDVWVTEDGINWKQVTEAAPWHERIWFSSVVYRDCIWVMGGWSNNPYKNWGDAWYSRDGINWTEYKPEISWPGRHEHSAFVFQDKIFVAGGMLPPLVNDVWSLNLPEEW from the coding sequence ATGAACAAAAGAAATTACCTCTTCACTTTACTTTTTCTTAGCCTATTGGTAAATGGTCTAAAAGCCCAAAACCCTTTGCCCAATTGGGAACAGGTGAGCGAAAAGGCGGACTGGCAGGCCAGGGATTCACAAGGAGAACTGGTTTATAAAGACAAACTCTGGATTTTAGGTGGCTGGTTTGATTCCCATCATGCGCCACCAAGAGATGTGTGGTCCTCTGCCAATGGAAAGGACTGGGACAAAGTAGCATCCAATGCGCCATGGATCCACAGTGACCTTCCCATGACCTTTGTTTTTAAGGACAAAATGTGGATTACAGGTGGTTGGTACAATGGCCGGCTTGATGGCCATTCTGCCAGCAATAGCATCTGGTCCTCCACAAATGGAGCAGACTGGAAATTGGAAAAGAAGGCAGCTTCCTGGACAGCTAGAATTGCATCAACCATAGTGGAATTCAAAGGCAAGCTATGGTTAATGGGTGGAATAGAAAATTACTATTTTGGAGATGAAAAAAGCCTTAAAAATGATGTGTGGGTCTCCGAAAATGGGAAGGATTGGAAATTGGCCACTGGCGATGCCGGCTGGTCTCCAAGAGCTTACCATCAGTCCGCTGTGCTCAATGGAAAGATGTATGTTTTTGGAGGTGGGAATTACACCCCTGAATACCATGCAAAAAATGATGTTTGGGTCACAGAAGACGGCATCAATTGGAAACAGGTAACCGAAGCTGCCCCCTGGCATGAGCGAATATGGTTTTCATCTGTCGTGTACAGGGACTGCATCTGGGTAATGGGAGGCTGGTCCAACAACCCTTACAAAAACTGGGGAGACGCCTGGTACAGCAGAGATGGCATAAACTGGACCGAATACAAGCCGGAAATATCCTGGCCCGGCCGACACGAACATTCAGCTTTTGTATTTCAGGATAAAATATTTGTTGCCGGAGGCATGCTCCCTCCCCTAGTCAATGACGTTTGGTCACTAAACTTGCCTGAAGAATGGTAA
- a CDS encoding FkbM family methyltransferase encodes MKIKSQVEYWIHITGNKKNWTVVQIGANDGKTKDPLHKSILKNKKWKMLFVEPVPYLFEKLKTHYPDSTRFLFENTAINNGTRQEFYWVDQKAKYILGNLPDWYDQLGSFDKNHISKHLNGILTPFIVSTSIKGITLKTLLQKHGIQQIDLLRIDCEGHDWKILRQLDLTRFKPSLILFEMKHLNREELKAALLLLYNDYQVYQFEGDFLCFSKVGYNELSKKDIKYLLDFHSIESLKNKL; translated from the coding sequence TTGAAGATTAAATCCCAGGTTGAGTACTGGATTCATATTACTGGGAATAAGAAAAACTGGACGGTAGTACAAATTGGAGCCAATGACGGCAAAACCAAAGACCCACTTCATAAGTCTATTTTAAAAAATAAAAAATGGAAAATGCTTTTCGTAGAGCCCGTTCCCTACCTATTTGAAAAACTAAAGACCCATTACCCCGATTCAACTAGGTTTTTATTCGAAAACACCGCCATCAATAATGGCACAAGGCAGGAATTTTATTGGGTAGACCAAAAGGCCAAATACATCCTAGGCAATCTTCCGGACTGGTATGACCAATTGGGCTCCTTTGACAAAAACCATATCAGTAAACATCTGAACGGTATTTTAACCCCCTTTATTGTTTCCACAAGCATAAAGGGAATTACCCTGAAAACTTTGCTTCAAAAGCATGGAATTCAACAAATCGATCTATTGCGGATAGATTGTGAAGGCCACGACTGGAAAATACTTAGACAATTGGATTTGACCAGATTTAAACCCTCTCTTATATTATTTGAAATGAAACACTTGAACCGGGAAGAATTAAAAGCAGCACTTTTATTACTTTACAATGACTATCAGGTTTATCAGTTTGAGGGGGACTTTTTGTGCTTTTCAAAAGTCGGATATAACGAATTATCTAAAAAAGACATAAAATACCTTCTTGACTTTCATTCCATCGAGTCACTTAAAAACAAGCTTTAG